A window of Lentibacillus sp. Marseille-P4043 contains these coding sequences:
- a CDS encoding SCO family protein, producing the protein MKKFFSIVCLILIGFVITFFLWPKSVDLPNHGTIEEPNIKTIHGEDYTFSTDKPKLVTFFYTECPDVCPMTIMDLLNLKQVLDEEGVSEKLYNIILITLDPKVDTPEKIEDYKNQFSIPANNWVFLRGTVNQTLNITKQFNMTFKKDGDYISHSTNMYLLDEKNRIRAYHDMNTGKNSVNLNQIAANIITLLH; encoded by the coding sequence TTGAAAAAGTTTTTTTCCATCGTATGCCTCATCCTGATTGGTTTCGTCATCACATTTTTTTTATGGCCGAAAAGCGTAGACTTACCAAACCACGGGACCATTGAAGAACCGAACATTAAAACCATTCACGGAGAAGACTATACCTTTTCAACAGATAAACCAAAGTTGGTAACATTCTTTTATACGGAGTGTCCGGATGTATGCCCGATGACCATTATGGATTTACTTAATCTCAAGCAAGTATTAGATGAAGAAGGAGTAAGCGAAAAATTATACAATATTATATTGATTACACTGGATCCCAAAGTTGACACCCCTGAGAAAATTGAAGACTATAAAAACCAATTTTCTATTCCCGCAAATAATTGGGTTTTTCTAAGGGGAACGGTGAACCAAACCCTTAATATTACGAAACAATTTAATATGACCTTTAAAAAAGATGGCGATTATATTTCTCATAGCACGAACATGTACTTATTAGATGAGAAAAATCGGATCAGAGCCTATCATGATATGAATACGGGTAAAAACAGTGTGAATTTAAACCAAATCGCAGCAAACATTATCACGCTCTTGCACTAA